Proteins co-encoded in one Triplophysa dalaica isolate WHDGS20190420 chromosome 16, ASM1584641v1, whole genome shotgun sequence genomic window:
- the cplx2b gene encoding complexin-2 encodes MDFVMKQALGGATKDMGKMLGGEEEKDPDAQKKEEERQEALRQQEDERKAKHARMEAEREKVRQAIRDKYGLKKKEEKEAEEKAAMEQACEGSLTRPKKAIPAGCGAEDDEEEESILDTVLKFLPGPLQDMFKK; translated from the exons ATGGATTTTGTGATGAAGCAAGCGCTGGGCG GAGCCACTAAAGACATGGGTAAGATGTTAGGAGGAGAGGAGGAGAAGGATCCTGATGCCCAGAAAAAAGAAGAGGAGCGTCAGGAGGCTCTGAGACAACAGGAGGATGAGAGGAAGGCCAAACATGCTCGCatggaggcagagagagaaaaggtCCGACAGGCCATTCGAGATAAG TACGGACTAAAGAAAAAAGAGGAGAAAGAAGCCGAGGAGAAAGCAGCTATGGAACAAGCGTGCGAGGGCTCACTGACTCGCCCCAAAAAGGCCATCCCAGCAGGCTGCGGGGCGGAAGACGACGAGGAAGAGGAGAGCATACTAGACACCGTTCTCAAATTCCTACCTGGACCTCTGCAGGACATGTTTAAGAAGTAA